The proteins below come from a single Acidovorax sp. NCPPB 4044 genomic window:
- a CDS encoding HlyC/CorC family transporter, whose product MSDPHPARPSEREDKRTFLQRLIEFIHPGPDSKDELIATLAEAEDNDVINADARVMLERVLRMAEMTASDVMVPATRMDLIDIDSPFEALLYQVIDTAHSRFPVYQGERENIIGILMAKDLLKLQRAPELNLRALLRTVVYVPESKGLNDLLREFRANRIHMAVVIDEFGRVAGLVTIEDVLEQIVGEIEDEFDIPEDEGDIFALADRTYRVSGDTPVERVAEAFDVPAIEGSDRDEEFETIGGLIAHELGHAPRRGESLDLAGLRFVVLHTKGGAVRWFKVSPVPADAVAPDAG is encoded by the coding sequence GTGTCCGACCCCCACCCCGCGCGCCCGTCCGAACGCGAAGACAAGCGCACGTTCCTCCAGCGGCTCATCGAATTCATCCATCCCGGACCCGATTCCAAGGACGAGCTGATCGCCACCCTGGCCGAGGCCGAGGACAACGACGTGATCAACGCCGATGCCCGCGTGATGCTCGAACGCGTGCTGCGAATGGCCGAGATGACGGCCAGCGACGTGATGGTTCCGGCCACGCGCATGGACCTGATCGACATCGATTCCCCGTTCGAGGCGTTGCTGTACCAGGTCATCGACACGGCGCATTCGCGCTTCCCGGTCTACCAGGGCGAGCGCGAGAACATCATCGGCATCCTGATGGCGAAGGACCTGCTCAAGCTGCAGCGTGCGCCCGAGCTGAACCTCCGCGCGCTGCTGCGCACGGTGGTGTACGTGCCCGAGAGCAAGGGCCTCAACGACCTTCTGCGCGAGTTCCGCGCCAACCGTATCCACATGGCGGTGGTGATCGACGAGTTCGGCCGCGTGGCCGGGCTGGTCACCATCGAGGATGTGCTGGAGCAGATCGTGGGCGAGATCGAGGACGAGTTCGACATCCCCGAGGACGAGGGCGACATCTTCGCGCTGGCCGACCGCACCTACCGCGTGAGCGGCGACACACCCGTGGAGCGCGTGGCCGAGGCCTTCGACGTGCCCGCGATCGAGGGCAGCGACCGGGACGAAGAGTTCGAGACCATCGGCGGCCTGATCGCGCACGAGCTGGGCCACGCCCCGCGCCGCGGCGAATCGCTGGACCTGGCCGGGCTGCGCTTCGTGGTGCTGCACACCAAGGGCGGGGCGGTGCGCTGGTTCAAGGTGTCGCCGGTGCCGGCGGATGCCGTGGCCCCGGACGCCGGCTGA
- a CDS encoding type VI secretion system Vgr family protein — protein MTRRVTIQTPVGESLHFREMRGREGLSEVYSLDIDLQSESREVDPKALLGKNATVVVETEGGGRRYIDGIVTRFGMQGQDHRYYSYRLRLQPWVWLASRKSDFRIFQNKSVPQIIEEVLGVYGYPLDKKLSRSYRTWDYCVQYGESDLQFVSRLMEHEGIYYYHQHSAGQHTLTLADDIVASHEPLAGAAVIPFYPPEKAAAADRENIHAWELFEEIKSGRYYNDDYDFKKPRADLANMRQMPPGHSHDAHETYEWPGGYTEFGDGEAYARVRLQGNLSGRSTVRGESRHRALAPGYTFTLENYPRGDQNQPYLLTAVEYHFRENPRASAAVPGEAGSEQEEGSFQRFVLQAQPTSVPYTPERVTPKPKTTGPQTAVVVGPPGEEIWPDQYGRVKVQFHWDREGRFDEQSSCWIRVSQGWAGQNYGSIYLPRIGQEVVVDFLNGDPDYPLITGRVYNADQMPPWKLPDHKTQSGTLTHWSKGGGGASMLRFEDKKGMEHLELSNTYGNTYLNMGYLMHQGSGSQRGYGFELRTDLWGSIRADKGLLITTYNQDFTSRVSVNNPDGFEHLGASLANTSSLMQEAGQAVSSAQSTIGALNAMKSSQISSLGTAIAAITGGSAGGAASLAKMASALGGGGDGGGGGGGETAMPTNTDPAMPDARGLMDLSRDITKPVVSIVSPEGQSLISPKPIVVSSGQSTSVHATQHITVSSGAQLTQLAKSGMLTHVTSGGQTNMVSAGDVASVAKTGHMNLVAEQNITLSSTALNAHVLGKENVVVNAQSDTVFVSAGKHITEVAGESITLVCGKASLTLKADGTIVLNGVKGVFNFQDDLDQFGKKINLNC, from the coding sequence ATGACACGTCGAGTCACCATACAAACGCCGGTAGGGGAATCGCTGCATTTCCGGGAGATGCGGGGCCGGGAGGGGCTGAGCGAGGTGTACAGCCTGGACATCGACCTGCAAAGCGAGAGCCGGGAGGTGGATCCGAAGGCGCTTTTGGGCAAGAACGCGACGGTGGTGGTGGAGACGGAGGGCGGTGGGCGGCGCTACATCGACGGGATCGTGACGCGGTTCGGGATGCAGGGGCAGGACCACCGGTACTACTCGTACCGGCTGAGGCTGCAGCCGTGGGTGTGGCTGGCGTCGCGCAAGAGCGACTTCCGGATATTCCAGAACAAGAGCGTGCCGCAGATCATCGAGGAGGTACTGGGGGTCTACGGCTATCCGCTGGACAAGAAACTCAGCCGCAGCTACCGCACGTGGGATTACTGCGTGCAATATGGGGAGAGCGACCTGCAGTTCGTCTCGCGGCTGATGGAGCACGAGGGGATCTATTACTACCACCAGCACAGTGCGGGGCAGCACACGCTGACGCTGGCCGATGACATCGTGGCCTCGCACGAGCCGCTGGCGGGGGCGGCGGTGATCCCGTTCTATCCGCCGGAGAAGGCGGCGGCGGCGGACCGGGAGAACATCCACGCGTGGGAGCTCTTCGAGGAGATCAAGTCGGGGCGGTACTACAACGACGACTACGACTTCAAGAAGCCCCGTGCGGACCTGGCGAACATGCGGCAGATGCCGCCGGGGCACAGCCACGACGCGCACGAGACCTACGAGTGGCCGGGCGGGTACACGGAATTCGGCGACGGGGAGGCGTACGCGCGGGTGCGGCTGCAGGGCAACCTCTCGGGGCGCAGCACGGTGCGTGGGGAGTCGCGCCACCGGGCGCTGGCGCCGGGCTACACGTTCACGCTGGAGAACTACCCGCGCGGGGACCAGAACCAGCCCTACCTGCTCACGGCGGTGGAGTACCACTTCCGGGAGAACCCGCGGGCGAGCGCGGCGGTGCCCGGGGAGGCGGGCAGCGAGCAGGAGGAAGGCTCCTTCCAGCGCTTCGTGCTGCAGGCGCAGCCCACGAGCGTGCCGTACACGCCCGAGCGGGTGACGCCCAAACCGAAGACCACGGGCCCGCAGACGGCGGTGGTCGTGGGCCCGCCGGGCGAGGAGATCTGGCCGGACCAGTACGGGCGGGTGAAGGTGCAGTTCCACTGGGACCGGGAGGGCAGGTTCGACGAGCAGTCGAGCTGCTGGATCCGCGTCTCGCAGGGCTGGGCGGGGCAGAACTACGGCAGCATCTACCTGCCGCGCATCGGGCAGGAAGTGGTGGTGGACTTCCTCAATGGGGACCCGGACTACCCGCTCATCACGGGGCGGGTGTACAACGCCGACCAGATGCCGCCGTGGAAGCTGCCCGACCACAAGACGCAGTCGGGCACGCTCACGCACTGGAGCAAGGGCGGCGGTGGCGCGAGCATGCTGCGCTTCGAGGACAAGAAGGGCATGGAGCACCTGGAGCTGTCCAACACCTACGGCAACACGTACCTGAACATGGGGTACCTGATGCACCAGGGCTCGGGCTCGCAGCGCGGCTACGGCTTCGAGCTGCGCACGGACCTGTGGGGCTCGATCCGTGCGGACAAGGGCCTCCTGATCACCACGTACAACCAGGACTTCACCTCGCGGGTGTCGGTGAACAACCCGGACGGCTTCGAGCACCTGGGGGCGAGCCTGGCCAACACCTCCTCGCTGATGCAGGAGGCGGGGCAGGCGGTGAGCTCGGCGCAGTCGACGATCGGGGCGCTGAACGCGATGAAGTCCTCGCAGATCTCCAGCCTGGGCACGGCGATCGCGGCGATCACCGGGGGATCTGCGGGCGGGGCGGCCTCGCTCGCCAAGATGGCCTCGGCCCTGGGGGGCGGTGGCGATGGTGGCGGGGGGGGTGGGGGCGAGACGGCCATGCCGACGAACACCGACCCGGCCATGCCCGATGCGCGGGGCCTGATGGACCTCTCGCGCGACATCACCAAGCCGGTGGTCTCCATCGTGAGCCCGGAGGGCCAGAGCCTGATCAGCCCCAAGCCGATCGTGGTGAGCTCGGGCCAGAGCACCTCGGTGCACGCCACGCAGCACATCACCGTCTCCAGCGGCGCGCAGCTCACGCAGCTGGCCAAGAGCGGGATGCTGACGCACGTCACCTCGGGCGGGCAGACCAACATGGTCTCGGCCGGGGACGTGGCCTCGGTGGCCAAGACGGGCCACATGAACCTGGTGGCCGAGCAGAACATCACGCTGTCGTCCACGGCGCTCAACGCGCACGTGCTGGGCAAGGAGAACGTGGTGGTGAACGCGCAGAGCGACACGGTGTTCGTGAGCGCGGGCAAGCACATCACGGAGGTGGCCGGAGAGAGCATCACGCTCGTGTGCGGCAAGGCCTCGCTCACGCTCAAGGCCGACGGCACCATCGTGCTGAACGGGGTCAAGGGGGTGTTCAACTTCCAGGACGACCTCGACCAGTTCGGCAAGAAGATCAACCTGAACTGCTGA
- the lnt gene encoding apolipoprotein N-acyltransferase, whose amino-acid sequence MSSLHAFGGRASRAPAALLWTGAVLAGLAQAASIAWPWRGEPLWWLQLASLAAFARILLAARGAWQAAGFGAAFATAWLAGTFWWLFISMHTYGGLAAPLAVLAVLGLAAFLGSYYAAAAVVFQRFHAHVAGNRTFLAIIFGALWLLAELARGVWWTGFPWGAGGYAHVEGPFAVLARWVGVYGIGAVAAGLAMLAVQLRWADLRRPRCWAVGVALAVAWAGLAVQRHCAVALCHTPMRAPAKLSVALLQGNIPQDEKFQAGSGVPLALRWYGDALRSVQATLVVAPETAVPLLPQQLMPGYLESIAAHYTGSAGEGGGSAPPRAALVGIPLGDAEQGYTNSVIGFAPGQPVRYQYDKHHLVPFGEFIPPLFRWFTELMNIPLGDFNRGAVGQAPFAWAGQRIAPNICYEDLFGEELAARFRDPAAAPTVFVNVSNIAWFGDSVAIDQHLSISRMRALEFERPMVRATNTGATALIDHRGVVTQRLPSLERGILLGEVEGRDGVPTPFAWWAARAGLWPLWGLGALVVAGASLVARRRRR is encoded by the coding sequence ATGTCCTCCCTGCACGCTTTCGGCGGGCGCGCCTCCCGTGCGCCCGCGGCGCTCCTGTGGACGGGCGCGGTGCTGGCCGGGCTCGCCCAGGCGGCTTCCATCGCCTGGCCCTGGAGGGGCGAGCCGCTCTGGTGGCTCCAACTGGCATCGCTGGCCGCCTTCGCGCGCATCCTGCTCGCAGCGCGCGGGGCCTGGCAGGCAGCGGGGTTCGGCGCAGCCTTCGCCACCGCCTGGCTGGCGGGCACGTTCTGGTGGCTGTTCATCTCGATGCACACCTACGGCGGGCTGGCCGCGCCGCTGGCCGTGCTGGCGGTGCTGGGCCTGGCGGCCTTCCTGGGCAGCTATTACGCGGCAGCCGCCGTGGTGTTTCAGCGTTTTCATGCCCATGTCGCCGGAAACAGGACCTTTCTAGCTATCATTTTCGGAGCATTGTGGCTGCTGGCCGAGCTGGCGCGCGGCGTGTGGTGGACGGGCTTCCCGTGGGGCGCGGGCGGCTATGCGCACGTGGAAGGTCCGTTCGCCGTGCTGGCGCGCTGGGTGGGCGTGTACGGCATCGGTGCCGTGGCGGCCGGTCTGGCGATGCTGGCGGTGCAACTGCGCTGGGCCGACCTGCGCCGGCCGCGCTGCTGGGCGGTGGGGGTCGCGCTCGCGGTTGCGTGGGCCGGGCTCGCGGTGCAGCGCCACTGCGCGGTGGCGCTGTGCCACACCCCGATGCGCGCGCCTGCGAAGCTGTCCGTGGCGCTGCTGCAGGGCAACATCCCGCAGGACGAGAAATTCCAGGCCGGCAGCGGCGTGCCGCTGGCGCTGCGGTGGTACGGCGACGCGCTGCGCAGCGTGCAGGCCACGCTGGTGGTGGCGCCGGAGACGGCGGTGCCGCTACTGCCGCAGCAATTGATGCCGGGGTACCTCGAATCCATCGCGGCACACTACACCGGCAGCGCAGGGGAGGGCGGTGGCAGCGCCCCGCCGCGCGCCGCGCTGGTGGGCATTCCACTGGGCGATGCGGAGCAGGGCTACACCAATTCGGTCATCGGCTTCGCACCGGGGCAGCCCGTGCGCTACCAGTACGACAAGCACCACCTCGTGCCGTTCGGCGAATTCATCCCGCCGCTCTTCCGGTGGTTCACCGAGCTGATGAACATCCCGCTGGGCGACTTCAACCGCGGCGCCGTGGGGCAGGCGCCGTTCGCGTGGGCGGGTCAGCGCATCGCGCCCAACATCTGCTACGAGGATCTGTTCGGCGAGGAACTCGCGGCGCGCTTTCGCGACCCTGCCGCCGCCCCCACGGTGTTCGTGAACGTGAGCAATATCGCCTGGTTCGGCGATTCGGTGGCCATCGACCAGCATCTGTCGATCAGCCGCATGCGGGCGCTGGAGTTCGAGCGGCCGATGGTGCGCGCCACCAACACCGGCGCGACGGCGCTGATCGACCACCGCGGCGTTGTCACGCAGCGGCTTCCGTCCCTGGAGCGCGGCATCCTGCTGGGCGAGGTGGAGGGCCGCGACGGGGTGCCCACGCCCTTCGCATGGTGGGCTGCCCGCGCGGGCCTCTGGCCGCTGTGGGGGCTGGGCGCGCTCGTGGTGGCCGGCGCCTCTCTGGTGGCCCGGCGCCGGCGGCGCTGA
- a CDS encoding DUF1795 domain-containing protein, whose product MLYHFNEGRIEAPDHVSDRTMHLLAPTPGTGEMTVAISKDELEADETPPEFLKRQLADLSRQVAKFTRGELLPAQLGAPEQKIGGSKFTVSYKQQGRTVHHVQSLFLLPDSHTVLNLTFSLPVPFTEEHHRKVDAVLASFVLRGKDASAL is encoded by the coding sequence ATGCTCTACCACTTCAACGAAGGGCGCATCGAGGCGCCGGACCACGTGAGCGACCGCACCATGCACCTGCTCGCGCCCACGCCGGGCACGGGCGAGATGACGGTGGCGATCTCCAAGGACGAGCTGGAGGCGGACGAGACGCCGCCGGAGTTCCTGAAGCGCCAGCTCGCAGACCTCTCGCGGCAGGTGGCCAAGTTCACGCGCGGGGAGCTGCTGCCCGCGCAGCTGGGCGCGCCCGAGCAGAAGATCGGGGGCTCGAAGTTCACCGTGAGCTACAAGCAGCAGGGGCGCACCGTGCACCACGTGCAATCGCTCTTCCTGCTGCCGGACTCGCACACGGTGCTCAACCTCACGTTCTCGCTGCCGGTGCCCTTCACCGAGGAGCACCACCGCAAGGTCGATGCGGTGCTCGCGAGCTTCGTGCTGCGCGGCAAGGACGCATCCGCGCTTTAA
- a CDS encoding LysR family transcriptional regulator → MNLRQLEVFQAVMQAGNMSAAARLVSITPSAVSKTIAHAELQLGYPLFSRVRGALVPTPEAQALFVASGHIHRQLDELRRTALNLRQPEGGQVRLGAIPSITHTFLPTVLELHARESPRVKVEVRTLHPDQMAQALLTRTVDFALGFYPHPHPQVGSSMLVSGPLSIAVGRDIWQRAVRVNRNDPISFLANTPMIQLLGDDPMRAPMTELARSLGVHTELGIQVQTSQLAVELVRRGLGWTVVDFLTAGNLDPAAVVAVPLRDLAPIPLYAYHAEHRPPDRHATRMLGLLPGLLHAVLARPQHADAGAVPG, encoded by the coding sequence ATGAACCTCCGGCAACTCGAAGTCTTCCAGGCCGTCATGCAGGCCGGCAACATGAGCGCCGCCGCCCGCCTGGTCAGCATCACGCCCTCGGCCGTCAGCAAGACCATCGCCCACGCGGAACTGCAGCTCGGCTACCCGCTTTTCAGCCGGGTGCGCGGGGCCCTCGTGCCCACCCCCGAGGCACAGGCGCTGTTCGTGGCCTCGGGCCACATCCACCGCCAGCTCGACGAACTGCGCCGCACCGCCCTGAACCTGCGCCAGCCCGAGGGCGGGCAGGTGCGCCTCGGCGCGATCCCCTCCATCACGCACACCTTCCTGCCCACGGTGCTGGAACTGCATGCGCGCGAATCGCCGCGCGTGAAGGTGGAAGTGCGCACCCTGCACCCCGACCAGATGGCACAGGCGCTGCTCACGCGCACGGTGGATTTCGCGCTGGGCTTCTACCCGCATCCGCACCCGCAGGTGGGCAGCAGCATGCTGGTGAGCGGGCCGCTCTCGATCGCCGTGGGCCGCGACATCTGGCAGCGCGCCGTGCGCGTGAACCGCAACGACCCGATCTCGTTCCTGGCCAACACGCCCATGATCCAGCTGCTGGGAGACGACCCCATGCGCGCGCCGATGACCGAGCTGGCCCGCAGCCTCGGGGTGCACACCGAGCTGGGCATCCAGGTCCAGACCTCGCAGCTGGCCGTGGAGCTGGTGCGGCGGGGCCTGGGCTGGACGGTGGTGGATTTCCTCACGGCCGGCAACCTGGACCCGGCCGCCGTGGTGGCCGTGCCGCTGCGCGACCTGGCGCCCATCCCCCTCTACGCCTACCACGCCGAACACCGCCCGCCCGACCGGCACGCAACGCGCATGCTGGGTCTGCTGCCGGGGCTCCTGCATGCCGTGCTCGCGCGGCCGCAGCATGCCGACGCGGGCGCGGTGCCCGGCTGA